The genomic interval ATCTTTCCCTATACCAATTTTGTTTACACCctatacaaaaaaacaatatgtgaTTTAAGAGTCCAGCTCTATACCATAAGCCATACATACCAATGTTTTTACACCCtatacaaaaaacaatatgtgATTTAAGAGCCCAGCTCTATACCATAAGCCATACATACCAATGTTTTAACACCctatacaaataacaatatatgattTAAGAGCCCAGCTCTATACCATAAGCCATACATACCAATGTTTTTACACCCTATGcaaataacaatatatgattTAAGAGCCCAGCTCTATACCATAAGCCATACATACCAATGTTGTTACACCctatacaaataacaatatatgattaaattaaatttcacgaaggtataatggtgtactttgagttgatatgcaaaacacgactgttcaggttcgatcctttaattcaactgcccgtcaacaacaatacaaatctatatgacgtcaaaataataataataataacgtgcTCATTCGCGGCAACCGCCAATCAACGTTACGtctaaaatctcatataatattCACGACATACTGGGGGCCGCAAAATGATAAAACAGAGTTTTCACATAAGTATACgaatataataatcataacaaaatgcttaaatatttaaaaacagtccATCACAACAATATCATGATTGTCCATCAGTTTCCATTGGCACTTTTCACTTCCAGTGGATAAAGTTTTGCTATTGGCCTTAGGGTATACAGTCCATTACTGGTTCGCACTTTGGCCGCGCGAACATGTCCGTCCCTTCCGGTTACAACATCGACGACCACGGCAAGTTTCCATCGACATCTAGGGCCATCATCATGGATCTGCACCACGTCCCCGGTGTTGATCGTCTGCGTGTTGGAACCAGACATTCGGTGGTGCTCGCGGAGTGACGTCAGGTACTCAGTCTTCCAGCGTCTGTAGAACTGTTGTATGAGCAGCTCACGTCGCCTTGCCATGCGGTTAAATGCAGCATGGTCGGCTGCAGCGACAGTACTCCCGGCATCGACTGTGACTTCATCGTGAGGCAGCGTTGTAACTCGGCGACCGTATAACAGCTGTGACGGCGTTATGGGCGCGGGGTCGTTAAGATCTGTTGATGCATATGTCAATGGCCGATCGTTAAGTACAGCCTCGATTTCTGTGACGATTGTCTGTAGAGACTCAAGTGTGACGTATGCTCGG from Dreissena polymorpha isolate Duluth1 chromosome 1, UMN_Dpol_1.0, whole genome shotgun sequence carries:
- the LOC127864456 gene encoding uncharacterized protein LOC127864456 gives rise to the protein MGIEWRFIPQRAPWYGGWWERLIGLTKVALKKVLGRAYVTLESLQTIVTEIEAVLNDRPLTYASTDLNDPAPITPSQLLYGRRVTTLPHDEVTVDAGSTVAAADHAAFNRMARRRELLIQQFYRRWKTEYLTSLREHHRMSGSNTQTINTGDVVQIHDDGPRCRWKLAVVVDVVTGRDGHVRAAKVRTSNGLYTLRPIAKLYPLEVKSANGN